Proteins co-encoded in one alpha proteobacterium HIMB5 genomic window:
- a CDS encoding glutamine--fructose-6-phosphate transaminase (isomerizing) (PFAM: SIS domain; Glutamine amidotransferases class-II~TIGRFAM: glucosamine--fructose-6-phosphate aminotransferase (isomerizing)): MCGIIGITSHKPVSASIINSLKKLEYRGYDSAGIATLSNGFINEVKTEGRVDKLEKNVSLKNLEGVVGIGHVRWATHGVPNTVNAHPHSSENVSVVHNGIIENSTLLKKYLLNKGYKFKSQTDTEVIVHLISENLKELNLVDAVTKTLKQLIGSFALGIIFKDEPDLIVGARRGSPLAVGYGPNENYLGSDSYALKSMTNKITYLDDGEFCIIKKDQTEFFNEKGTKINKKVLELSSNEENYGKGDYKHFMAKEIEEQPTTIKNCIKEYIDNANKEINIYNFPWDIKDISSITLIGCGTAYHSCLMAKYWFEELTSLDVNIDIASEFRYRKNRFKKDGLYIFVSQSGETADTYAALELCNKNDLKTCSVVNVVESSIARDSNFVLPIHCGPEIGVASTKAFLGQLMVLYLLALKIGNLDKTLSLDIYKGKIVSIQKLPNLINETLSFDNKIQIISKTFNEAKGSMFLGRGFSFPIALEGALKLKELSYVHAEGYPAGEMKHGPLALIEEGMPVVVLAPRDNYYRKTISNMQEVIARGAKVLLITNKSKDEVIPENIWETIEVESADDDLLPFLLTIPLQKLAYYSALNNGYDIDKPRNLAKSVTVE; encoded by the coding sequence ATGTGTGGAATTATTGGGATAACTAGTCATAAACCTGTTTCAGCATCCATCATTAATTCTTTAAAAAAATTAGAGTATAGAGGTTACGACTCTGCTGGGATTGCCACTTTATCTAATGGTTTTATTAATGAAGTTAAAACTGAAGGCAGAGTTGATAAGTTAGAAAAAAATGTTTCACTTAAAAATTTAGAGGGCGTTGTAGGGATTGGTCATGTTAGATGGGCAACACATGGAGTTCCAAACACTGTTAATGCTCACCCACATTCATCAGAAAATGTATCTGTAGTTCACAATGGAATTATTGAGAATTCAACATTGTTAAAAAAATACTTATTAAACAAAGGTTATAAATTTAAATCTCAAACAGATACAGAAGTAATAGTACATTTAATTTCAGAAAATTTAAAAGAATTAAATCTTGTTGATGCAGTTACTAAAACTTTAAAACAACTTATTGGTAGTTTTGCACTTGGGATAATTTTTAAAGATGAACCTGATTTAATTGTAGGTGCAAGAAGAGGTTCACCATTAGCTGTTGGATATGGTCCTAACGAAAATTACTTAGGTTCAGACTCCTATGCTCTAAAATCAATGACCAATAAAATTACTTATTTAGATGATGGTGAGTTTTGCATAATAAAAAAAGATCAAACAGAATTTTTCAATGAAAAGGGAACTAAAATTAATAAAAAAGTTTTAGAATTATCTTCTAATGAAGAAAACTATGGAAAAGGTGATTATAAACATTTTATGGCTAAAGAAATTGAAGAACAGCCAACAACAATTAAAAATTGTATTAAGGAATACATTGATAATGCAAATAAAGAGATAAATATTTATAATTTTCCTTGGGATATAAAAGACATATCATCTATTACACTTATTGGTTGTGGTACAGCTTACCATTCTTGTTTGATGGCAAAATACTGGTTTGAAGAATTAACTTCTCTAGATGTAAATATCGATATCGCATCTGAGTTCAGATACAGAAAAAATAGATTTAAAAAAGATGGATTGTATATTTTTGTGTCTCAATCAGGTGAAACTGCAGACACATATGCAGCTTTAGAATTATGTAACAAAAATGATTTAAAAACTTGCTCAGTTGTTAATGTTGTAGAAAGCTCAATTGCAAGAGATTCAAATTTTGTTTTACCAATTCACTGTGGTCCTGAAATTGGTGTTGCCTCAACAAAGGCTTTCTTAGGTCAATTAATGGTTTTATATCTGTTAGCCTTAAAAATTGGAAATTTAGATAAAACTCTAAGTTTAGATATATATAAAGGCAAGATTGTTAGTATTCAAAAACTCCCAAATTTAATTAATGAGACTTTAAGTTTTGATAACAAAATTCAGATTATTTCTAAAACATTCAATGAAGCAAAAGGATCAATGTTTTTGGGTAGAGGTTTTTCTTTTCCAATAGCATTAGAGGGTGCATTAAAGTTAAAAGAATTGTCTTATGTTCATGCTGAAGGTTATCCTGCAGGTGAAATGAAACATGGGCCTTTAGCTTTAATTGAAGAAGGTATGCCTGTTGTTGTCCTTGCTCCAAGAGATAATTATTACAGAAAAACGATTTCTAATATGCAGGAAGTAATAGCGAGAGGTGCTAAAGTTTTATTAATAACAAATAAAAGTAAAGATGAAGTTATTCCTGAAAATATTTGGGAAACAATTGAAGTAGAAAGTGCAGATGATGATCTGCTTCCTTTCTTATTAACAATCCCTTTACAGAAATTGGCTTATTACTCTGCTTTAAATAATGGTTACGACATAGATAAACCTAGAAATTTAGCAAAATCAGTCACAGTTGAATAA
- a CDS encoding hypothetical protein (PFAM: Bacterial transferase hexapeptide (three repeats)~TIGRFAM: UDP-N-acetylglucosamine diphosphorylase/glucosamine-1-phosphate N-acetyltransferase): MKQSNLQKTQNQIRDKFLKQGVKMVGPETIFFSKDTKIGKNVTIEPYVVFGPKVKIGSNVVIKSFSHLEECNIMNKVEIGPYARIRPKTILKEGSKIGNFVEVKKSVVGKNSKVNHLSYVGDSDIGKSVNIGAGTITCNYDGVNKNKTKIKDNVFIGSNSSLVAPVTIENNSTVGAGSVITKKVNKKSLALTRANQLEIKNYKRKKK, from the coding sequence ATGAAACAATCAAATTTACAAAAAACTCAAAATCAAATTCGAGACAAGTTTTTAAAACAGGGAGTTAAAATGGTTGGCCCTGAAACAATTTTTTTTTCAAAAGATACAAAAATTGGAAAAAATGTAACCATTGAACCTTATGTGGTTTTTGGACCTAAAGTAAAAATTGGAAGTAATGTAGTAATTAAATCTTTTTCTCACTTAGAAGAGTGCAACATAATGAATAAAGTTGAGATAGGTCCATATGCAAGAATTAGACCTAAAACAATACTAAAAGAGGGATCTAAAATAGGAAACTTTGTTGAAGTTAAAAAGAGTGTTGTTGGTAAAAATTCAAAAGTAAATCATTTATCCTATGTGGGTGATAGTGATATTGGTAAATCAGTTAATATAGGTGCTGGAACTATTACTTGTAATTATGACGGGGTAAACAAAAATAAGACAAAAATAAAAGATAATGTATTCATAGGGTCTAATTCTTCTTTAGTAGCACCGGTTACTATTGAAAATAATAGCACTGTAGGAGCTGGTTCAGTTATTACTAAAAAAGTAAATAAAAAATCTTTAGCACTAACAAGAGCAAATCAGTTAGAAATAAAAAATTACAAAAGAAAGAAAAAATAA
- a CDS encoding haloacid dehalogenase superfamily enzyme, subfamily IA (PFAM: haloacid dehalogenase-like hydrolase~TIGRFAM: haloacid dehalogenase superfamily, subfamily IA, variant 1 with third motif having Dx(3-4)D or Dx(3-4)E; 2-phosphoglycolate phosphatase, prokaryotic) has product MTKKFTILFDLDGTLVDTAPDLIRAHNHVMKKFGYPTKSIEELKNAVGKGAKAMMAKANGKWQWFDEKIQNKMTDEFLSYYGENILHDSKLINGVTKFLEWCKKENISMAVCTNKTEHLAVDLLKKIGIYDFFEYVAGYNTFDYCKPDPRHLTNIIEILDGDIKKSLMIGDSETDANAAKAAGIPMVLLKYGYTEKRSEEIYHNHLIKDYIGVEKIVSTYL; this is encoded by the coding sequence ATGACCAAAAAATTTACAATTTTATTTGATTTAGATGGAACTTTAGTCGATACGGCTCCAGATTTAATTCGAGCACACAATCATGTAATGAAAAAATTTGGTTATCCTACTAAATCAATTGAAGAGTTAAAGAATGCTGTTGGTAAAGGTGCTAAAGCAATGATGGCAAAGGCAAATGGTAAATGGCAGTGGTTTGATGAAAAAATTCAAAATAAAATGACAGATGAGTTTTTATCTTACTATGGTGAAAATATTTTACATGATAGTAAGCTTATTAATGGTGTCACAAAATTTTTAGAATGGTGTAAAAAAGAAAATATTTCTATGGCTGTGTGTACTAATAAAACTGAACATCTTGCTGTAGATCTCTTAAAAAAAATTGGGATATATGATTTTTTTGAATACGTGGCTGGTTATAATACTTTCGATTATTGTAAACCTGATCCAAGACATCTTACAAATATAATAGAAATTCTAGATGGTGATATTAAAAAATCTTTAATGATTGGTGATAGCGAAACAGATGCTAATGCTGCTAAGGCTGCAGGAATTCCAATGGTTTTATTAAAATATGGTTATACTGAAAAAAGATCTGAAGAAATTTATCACAATCACTTAATTAAGGACTATATAGGTGTTGAAAAAATCGTCTCAACATATCTTTAA
- a CDS encoding MmgE/PrpD family protein (PFAM: MmgE/PrpD family), with translation MIIHKVKVYPSKIHLPKKNQLAWKIAEIASDNAKLDKAAIEMVINRIIDNTSVAIASLNRRPVISSREMTLKHSRKNGATLFGVNSKLKFDCEWAAWSNGTAVRELDFHDTFLAADYSHPGDNIPPLLSVAQQKKKSGLDLLRGIITAYEVQVNLVKGICLHKHKVDHIAHLGPSVAAGLGTMLKLNTETIYQAVQQALHTTVSTRQSRKGEISSWKAYAPAHAGKLAIEAVDRVMRGEGAPSPIYEGEDSVIARILDGKKALYKVPLPKKGETKKAILETYTKEYSAEYQSQALIDLAKILRKKISNLSQIKKIDIHTSHHTHYVIGTGANDPQKMDPNASRETLDHSIMYIFAVALEDGDWHHVKSYTKARANRKSTLKIWRSIKTHEDKKWTRKYHDPNPKNKSFGAKVIVTLNNGKKITEELDRADAHPYGARPFKRENYINKFRILTEGIIDKKESERFLKVVQNLKNLKSGQLDKLNVEVRKSKIKRNLKVGIF, from the coding sequence ATGATAATTCATAAAGTTAAAGTTTATCCTTCAAAAATTCACTTACCAAAAAAAAATCAGCTTGCTTGGAAAATCGCAGAGATTGCAAGTGATAATGCAAAATTAGATAAGGCTGCAATTGAAATGGTAATCAATAGAATTATTGATAATACATCAGTAGCGATTGCATCGTTAAACAGAAGACCAGTTATTTCGTCTAGAGAAATGACTTTAAAACATTCTAGAAAAAACGGAGCAACATTGTTTGGAGTAAATTCTAAATTAAAGTTTGATTGTGAATGGGCAGCTTGGTCAAATGGAACTGCAGTTAGAGAATTGGATTTTCATGATACTTTTTTAGCAGCAGATTATAGTCATCCAGGAGACAACATCCCTCCTCTATTAAGTGTAGCTCAACAAAAAAAGAAAAGTGGTTTGGATTTACTTCGAGGAATTATTACAGCTTATGAAGTTCAAGTAAATCTTGTTAAGGGAATTTGTTTACATAAGCATAAAGTAGATCACATTGCGCATTTAGGTCCAAGTGTTGCTGCTGGACTTGGTACAATGTTAAAATTGAATACTGAAACTATTTATCAAGCAGTGCAACAAGCGTTACACACAACGGTTTCAACTAGACAATCTAGAAAAGGTGAAATTTCAAGTTGGAAAGCTTATGCACCAGCTCATGCAGGTAAACTTGCAATAGAAGCCGTTGATAGAGTAATGAGAGGTGAAGGTGCTCCAAGTCCAATTTATGAAGGTGAAGATAGTGTAATAGCAAGAATTTTAGATGGTAAAAAAGCCTTATATAAAGTTCCTCTTCCAAAAAAAGGTGAGACCAAAAAAGCTATTCTTGAAACATACACAAAAGAATATTCTGCAGAATACCAATCACAAGCATTAATTGATCTTGCTAAAATTCTTAGAAAAAAAATTTCAAACTTAAGTCAGATTAAAAAAATTGATATCCATACAAGTCATCATACACATTATGTTATTGGTACAGGTGCAAATGATCCTCAAAAAATGGATCCTAATGCAAGCAGAGAAACATTAGACCACTCTATCATGTATATTTTTGCAGTAGCTTTAGAAGATGGTGATTGGCACCATGTAAAATCATATACTAAAGCAAGAGCTAATAGAAAAAGTACACTTAAGATCTGGAGATCAATTAAAACTCATGAAGATAAAAAGTGGACTAGAAAGTATCATGATCCAAATCCAAAAAATAAATCTTTTGGTGCAAAAGTTATTGTTACTTTAAATAATGGTAAGAAAATAACTGAAGAACTAGATAGAGCAGATGCACATCCATATGGAGCTAGACCTTTTAAAAGAGAAAATTATATCAATAAATTTAGAATTTTAACTGAGGGTATTATTGATAAAAAAGAAAGTGAAAGATTTTTAAAAGTTGTCCAAAATCTTAAAAATCTAAAATCAGGTCAGTTAGATAAGCTAAATGTAGAAGTCAGAAAATCTAAAATTAAAAGAAATTTAAAAGTTGGAATATTTTAA
- a CDS encoding methylisocitrate lyase (PFAM: Isocitrate lyase family~TIGRFAM: methylisocitrate lyase), translating to MHFVEKEPSQKRKDFSDKLKTNKILRVPGAYNPLTAKLIEEIGYDAVYVSGGVMANDLGFPDIGLTTLQDVSTRSYLISRVTNLPTIVDIDTGFKSCKETIETFEEFGITAVHLEDQIERKRCGHLDNKELISTEAMVKKIKECVDAKKDDNFKIIARSDAKGVEGIDKMIERCKAYIDAGAEIVFPEALYDEKDFEKVRKELSCYLLANMTEFGKSKLFNYKELENFGYNIVIYPVTTQRLAMKNVEDGLRDIYANGHQNNIIDKMQTRKRLYELVEYEKYNSLDEKIYNFSTEGHE from the coding sequence ATGCACTTTGTTGAAAAAGAGCCAAGTCAAAAGAGAAAAGATTTTTCAGATAAACTTAAAACAAATAAAATTTTACGAGTACCTGGTGCTTATAATCCTCTTACAGCGAAATTAATTGAAGAAATTGGATATGATGCTGTTTATGTATCAGGTGGTGTGATGGCTAATGATCTTGGTTTTCCAGATATTGGTTTAACAACTCTACAAGATGTAAGTACTAGATCATATTTAATTTCAAGAGTAACTAATCTTCCAACAATTGTTGATATTGATACAGGTTTTAAATCTTGCAAAGAAACAATTGAAACTTTTGAAGAATTTGGAATTACAGCAGTTCACCTTGAAGATCAAATTGAAAGAAAAAGATGTGGACATCTTGATAATAAAGAACTGATCTCTACTGAAGCAATGGTTAAAAAAATTAAAGAGTGTGTTGATGCAAAAAAAGATGACAACTTTAAAATTATTGCAAGATCAGATGCTAAAGGTGTAGAGGGTATCGATAAAATGATTGAAAGATGTAAAGCTTATATTGATGCTGGAGCTGAGATTGTGTTTCCTGAGGCTTTATATGATGAAAAAGATTTTGAAAAAGTTAGAAAGGAACTTTCATGTTATTTATTAGCTAACATGACTGAATTTGGTAAATCAAAATTATTTAACTATAAAGAATTAGAAAATTTTGGTTACAACATAGTTATTTATCCAGTTACAACTCAACGTTTAGCGATGAAAAATGTAGAGGATGGTTTAAGAGACATTTATGCAAATGGACACCAGAATAATATTATTGATAAAATGCAAACTAGGAAAAGATTATATGAACTTGTTGAATACGAAAAATACAACAGTTTAGACGAAAAAATTTATAACTTTAGTACGGAAGGACATGAATAA
- a CDS encoding citrate (Si)-synthase (PFAM: Citrate synthase~TIGRFAM: 2-methylcitrate synthase/citrate synthase II), with protein MSEDIKKGLLGIVVDETEVSKVMPEINSLTYRGYAAQDLCQYCKFEEVAYLILNKDLPNTIQLRKFEKEEKGNRELSKNLYEIIKHMPKKSHPMDVARTAVSVMGLEDKETSDSSPEANMRKALRIFAKTPTALAAFYRIRKGKKIIKPKKDLTFAENFFYMCFGKVPQKEIVKAFDVSLILYAEHSFNVSTFTARTITSSLSDIHGAITGAIASLKGPLHGGANEEVMHMMNKIKKPENALKWINNALENKEVVMGFGHRVYKSGDSRVPTMREYFGKVAKIKKDKKFEKIYDIVEKVMIEKKNIHPNVDYPTGPTYHLMGFDTDFFTPIFVISRITGWSAHIMEQHAANKLIRPLASYKGSKHRQVLELNQR; from the coding sequence ATGAGTGAAGATATTAAAAAAGGATTACTAGGTATTGTTGTTGATGAAACTGAAGTTTCAAAAGTAATGCCTGAAATTAACTCTCTTACTTACAGGGGCTATGCTGCTCAAGATTTATGTCAGTATTGTAAATTTGAAGAAGTAGCTTACTTAATTTTAAACAAAGACCTTCCAAATACTATTCAACTTAGAAAATTTGAAAAAGAAGAAAAAGGAAATAGAGAGTTATCAAAAAATTTATACGAAATTATAAAACACATGCCAAAAAAATCTCACCCAATGGATGTTGCAAGAACTGCTGTCAGTGTAATGGGATTAGAAGATAAAGAAACTTCAGACTCTTCACCTGAAGCAAATATGAGAAAGGCATTAAGAATTTTTGCTAAAACACCTACTGCTTTAGCTGCTTTTTATAGAATAAGAAAAGGTAAAAAAATCATTAAACCTAAAAAAGATTTAACTTTTGCAGAAAACTTTTTCTACATGTGTTTTGGAAAAGTTCCTCAAAAAGAAATAGTAAAAGCATTTGATGTTTCATTAATTTTATATGCAGAACACAGCTTTAATGTTTCGACATTTACTGCAAGGACAATCACATCAAGTTTATCTGATATTCATGGTGCAATCACTGGGGCAATAGCAAGTCTAAAAGGGCCATTACATGGAGGCGCAAATGAAGAGGTAATGCATATGATGAACAAGATTAAAAAGCCTGAAAACGCATTAAAGTGGATAAATAATGCATTGGAGAATAAAGAGGTGGTGATGGGATTTGGACACAGAGTTTATAAAAGTGGCGATTCAAGAGTCCCTACCATGAGAGAATATTTCGGTAAGGTCGCTAAAATCAAAAAAGATAAAAAATTTGAAAAAATCTATGACATTGTAGAAAAGGTAATGATTGAGAAGAAAAATATTCATCCAAATGTAGATTACCCTACTGGACCCACATATCACTTGATGGGATTTGATACAGATTTCTTTACTCCTATCTTTGTAATATCAAGAATTACTGGTTGGTCTGCTCATATTATGGAGCAACATGCTGCTAATAAATTAATAAGACCTCTTGCTAGTTACAAAGGAAGTAAACATAGACAAGTTTTAGAATTAAATCAGAGATAA
- a CDS encoding ATPase family protein (PFAM: ATPase family associated with various cellular activities (AAA)), whose amino-acid sequence MIKDLIDSVSSIIIGNEDKIKISVATIFSGGHILIEDLPGTGKTTFAKSLTKALNLKFKRIQFTSDLLPSDIIGYTYLKDNEFQINKGPIFTNIVLGDELNRASPKTQSAFLEAMEEKTVTIDKETFNLPNPFCVIATQNPSDLSGTSLLPESQLDRFMVSFSLDELSDKQQLELLKNDYINFEINKNDLEANYIEKIQKINLSENIYEYIQNINNFFKSKYKEIHISPRCLKQIISLSKSLAFINGKDYVTFQDIKDILPFILKHRINIIEKNKVLNFIKEEVLEKVDLPDDN is encoded by the coding sequence ATGATCAAAGATTTAATAGACTCAGTTTCATCTATTATTATTGGAAATGAGGATAAAATTAAAATTTCAGTTGCAACAATATTTTCTGGTGGACACATACTTATTGAAGATTTACCGGGAACAGGAAAAACTACATTTGCAAAATCATTAACTAAAGCACTAAATTTAAAGTTTAAAAGAATTCAATTTACGTCAGATTTATTGCCTAGTGATATAATTGGTTACACATATTTAAAAGATAATGAATTTCAAATAAATAAAGGTCCTATTTTTACCAACATTGTTTTAGGAGATGAGTTAAATAGAGCAAGTCCTAAAACGCAGAGTGCTTTTTTAGAGGCTATGGAAGAAAAAACAGTTACCATAGATAAGGAAACATTTAATCTACCTAATCCATTTTGTGTTATTGCAACACAAAATCCCTCAGATTTATCTGGGACTTCTTTATTACCTGAGTCTCAACTTGATAGATTTATGGTTTCTTTTTCTTTAGATGAATTATCAGACAAACAACAGTTGGAATTATTAAAAAATGATTACATAAATTTTGAAATTAATAAAAATGATTTAGAGGCAAACTATATAGAAAAAATTCAAAAAATTAATCTAAGTGAAAATATTTATGAATATATTCAAAATATAAATAATTTTTTTAAATCAAAGTATAAAGAAATACACATTTCACCAAGATGCTTGAAACAAATTATATCTCTATCAAAATCTTTAGCATTCATTAATGGTAAAGATTATGTAACATTTCAGGATATTAAAGATATATTGCCCTTTATATTAAAACACAGAATAAATATAATTGAAAAAAATAAAGTTCTAAATTTTATCAAAGAGGAAGTTTTAGAAAAAGTAGATTTGCCTGATGATAATTAG
- a CDS encoding hypothetical protein (PFAM: conserved hypothetical protein), with product MIIRKWNELIFNHLKIKSNTNKNNLTKKNLYVFPNFKGFQLGAFIFFSFAASIFYQNNVGLLICIIFFSVFFISIIISYQNLSDIRIESLTNLVPCNKKTYLDFLVKNLSRRKKLNINLKFNGKEKTNLDLTKEKKIEIENFFIRRGKKQIPHIEVNSLFPFGIIKSFGIINFKEYIYIYPEPIKPDLQILNKFKIQNKINDDDYEFDSIEEAKQGESLSKISWKHYSIKNKLFVKKFNHLNKKNTVLIDIDRLNENGLEKALSNAVFLIEYYYNLKIKFALKYKDFISEYSNSLTHKNNLLKFTANV from the coding sequence ATGATAATTAGAAAATGGAATGAACTAATTTTTAACCATTTAAAAATAAAATCTAATACTAATAAAAATAATCTTACAAAAAAAAATTTATATGTATTTCCTAACTTTAAAGGTTTTCAATTAGGAGCATTTATATTTTTTTCATTTGCTGCATCAATTTTTTATCAAAATAATGTTGGGCTTTTAATTTGTATAATTTTTTTTTCAGTATTTTTTATATCAATAATAATTTCATATCAAAACTTAAGTGATATTAGGATTGAGTCACTTACAAATTTAGTACCGTGTAACAAAAAAACTTATTTAGATTTCTTAGTAAAAAATTTAAGTCGAAGGAAAAAGCTAAATATTAATCTTAAATTTAATGGCAAAGAAAAAACTAATCTTGATTTAACAAAGGAAAAAAAAATAGAAATTGAAAACTTTTTTATAAGAAGAGGTAAAAAACAAATTCCACACATTGAAGTAAATTCTTTATTTCCTTTTGGAATAATAAAGTCATTTGGTATTATAAACTTTAAAGAATATATATATATTTACCCTGAACCAATCAAACCAGATTTGCAAATATTAAATAAATTCAAAATTCAAAATAAAATTAATGATGATGACTATGAATTTGACTCAATTGAAGAAGCTAAACAAGGTGAAAGTTTATCAAAAATTTCTTGGAAACATTATTCAATTAAGAATAAATTATTTGTAAAGAAATTTAATCATCTAAACAAAAAAAATACTGTACTTATAGATATAGATCGTTTGAATGAAAATGGATTAGAAAAAGCTTTATCAAATGCAGTTTTTCTAATTGAGTATTATTATAATCTTAAAATTAAATTTGCTTTAAAATATAAAGATTTTATTTCAGAATATTCAAACAGTCTTACACATAAAAATAATCTTCTAAAATTTACGGCAAATGTTTAA